The following DNA comes from Papaver somniferum cultivar HN1 unplaced genomic scaffold, ASM357369v1 unplaced-scaffold_99, whole genome shotgun sequence.
AGTATCATAAATATGTTACCAACATCTCCTTGCTTTTCATATTGCCGCACTTCATCTTCTGCAATAGTACATGCCCATAAGTTCAATAATACCCAACTAATAATTTTATCCAAATACTTTGTGTGGATTATGTGATACATTAGGGCCAAAACTTCCAGGGGTAACCCTAATAATCACAGGttcaatatataaaaaaaattgagagaAACAATTGCCAGTAAAACTGAGTTTTCCATCACCATtgactgaactgaaaaaaaattcccaaagatagaaaaaacaaccttaaatttTAAAAAAGATGCATACCTGAAGAGTGATATTAACATAATTGTCTACAGCCGAGGAGTTGATTTCGATAAGCAATTTTAACATCATCCAGTTTCTGAAATTTAGGAGAGCAGTTGTTGATGAAGTGTGGAAATGGGGATATGAAGTGGTAATGATCGATGAACGAATAGAAGTGGGTGGTGTAAGAGTGtacataagagcatctccaatggtaaCTTGGTATGCATCTTTTGTGGAAGTTGCTTTTTCATATGTAAAGACCAAGTTTTCCTTAATTTGAGGAGATGAAAGAAAAACATCTCCAATCACAAGTTGTATTTCTTTAGTTTTTAACTTTTTAATCCATTGATCCAAATTGTATATCTAATCATAACCATTAATAATGATGAGTAGGATGTTCACATCCTCTAAGAGAACCTCTAAAACTATAGGATAGCTTTGAGGATGTCTACATAACTACCAAACACATCATCTTCACTTTTTCTCTTCACATTCCCATTGGAGATTgattttttggttaaatccttaaaAATCCTATGTGGCCTTGTATTTAGGATATTTTGAATGtctcattggagatgctctaacattTTATTATTTGGTGTGGGGCCAGAGTGATTGAGGAAATTCTATTTTTCAATACTCTCTCTACAGCTATCCACGTCAGTTTTTGGTGGGGTCAGAATGAAGGAGAATCAAGTATTTAGTTTCAATTATCATCTTGTTGAATTGACTAACCCTCCTATAAGTGGGGTTAAAGGAGAAAGTCTAAATTATACTTTGTTCATGACCTTGGATCTTAAGTCCACATCATCATTTTGTCTCTAAATTTAAATAATATTTGTTAAATAAAATCTCGAGGATTGAAAATAAAccaaataactttttttttaatcctTTTTCTTTGTTATTTGGAAATTACCCACAAAAAATGGTGCTAATATAAGACTGGGTCTTATGGAGCTGCCCAAGCTCTTCCCAAGAGCAAAAACCGTGGTCTAAAGTGCTTCTTCGCACAAGCCTTCCCTAGCGTGCGGAAATCCCAATGGGAAGACTCCCGATACGGCTAACCATTAGCCGTTCTAAAAAAGGTGGAAACGGATAACGATTGTCTGATGTATTCTTAAAAACCTTGTAACTTAGTGGGGCCAAGAAAGATTTTAAGATAAAAATCTAACAACTTATATAAACAGGTTAATAATTATCGGTTTTTGGTGAAGTACATAGGGACCAATAGAGATTTAAGTGAGGTTTCTTCAATTGGTGGACCCAACAAACTAAAAACCTGACAACCACTATCCCTTCTTCTCTTAAAATTGGGAACAAGAACAACTGCAAGAGCTAGGCTCTTCACAGGCTGATGTGTAAAGGTGTTTGGGAAGACCTTGAGCATCTCCATAAGACCCGATCTAGGACCTCCATCTGGATAACCTCTCTTCGCATTAGAGACGCTCTCAGTTTTGGAGAAGTGCCTTTTTCCGTTGTGCTTCCCTGGAGATAAAGCAGTTGTACCTTTGGGACTAAAATGATATTAGTAAATTATGTTTGGTGTCGGTGAGTTGCATACTGAAGTCCGCGACTAAAATCTGTCGTTGTATATGATGCCCCACACCCCACAAAAAAAATTCCTAGGCTTGCACAGGGTTTTTACATTCCTAAAAAGTAACGCGAGAACCTGGCCTTAAAGAGAATATTGGCCTCATAAATATCACATTACTAGCTAGTCCACTTCCACTATCAAGTATCAACTTGCTGCAGCTCTCATGGAGATGAACTACGAAAACAACCTAGAGAATCTCCTCTATGAATTCTTCTTTTTATCAGATCAAGCTTGCCAAGACAAAAGCTTTGATCCCTCCAAAATAGAAGATCTGATGGAACGGTTTGAAATCGAACCTAACAATTCATTTGCTTCCATGGAAACCCAAATGAAGGTAGAGTGTGAAGAAGCTGAGAATTTCATGAGAGATGCCGAATATGAAATGAATTTAGCCATGGAAAAAGCAATGGAGGATTTTCGAACATTTGAAGCGGAGTTCGACCGTATGGCAAAAGATGAACACGATAATCTTCTTCGTGTTGCAAATGGTGCAAAGAAGATGGGGAATTCCATGGAAAATTCAGCAACTTTAGCTTCTAAAAAGTACATGGAAGCTTCACTTGCTTCGGCTAAGGCGTCAATGAAGTCTGCGTGGAAAGGTTTCTCTGTAAAACCAGCTAAAAAGGTTCATCCTTCTTAATTAACGGTACCTTACTACACATGTGTCTTCTACTTAATCATAAGACACAATTTCCGTATGCTTTCTAATTACTGCCCAAACTTAATTGCTGATTTTGGTTAATCTCGATTTATTGTAATTGGAAATTTGTGTCATGCATTGGTCATAATTGCATAATTAGATGTCCTTGTTCATCACTGCTGCTTACTTTTACACTTGAAAATTGAATTACAATGGGTCATTTAGAGATCTAATCAACCCCCAACACCATTCTTTAAAGAAAAGATAACAAATGTGTGTTCATTATTTTGGCATTGAAAGACACAAAGATAAGAAATTTAGGGTCATTTTTTCTTGAGTGTACTATGTTAAGAAATTTCCAAACTCAATTATTGAGTTGATAAACTTTGTCAACAATGAGGGTTCATTATCACCTGCTCAATTAGgcccttctctttttctttccaaTGTATACAGTGTTCTTGAAAAAAAGGAAAGGGATCCAAGAAGAAAGAATCCAGATAAAGGAACAAGTCCGCAAACAAATTCTTTTCACCACTCAAAGATAAACCATTAGTGTGAGAATTTGACCTTTCCAACATACCGACAATAGGTTAGTGAGAACGAAaaagaaaacagggaagaaatctgATGCTCTTTGTTACAACCGCACCACTTACCACTTGCTACATACTCTATTTTGTCCATTATACTAGTTTTCACCAACATCCCAAAGCATATCCCGGGAGTAGAGATCTGACATTAAAATCAAATGTGAGAAACTGAAATAGACTTCACAATGAAGGGGAAAGGTTAGATGTAAGAAAATGAATTGAACTTACCCTTGGGAGAGCCTCTCATGGAACACAATAGTGTGTGCAATCTAATCGTGGGCAGAGCTCCATGGAATTTTCTGATGAATTGAGATTAAACAAGGTGATCTCTAAAGCTAGGAATTAGAAAATAAACTAGTAGTATCTTTTTTAGTTTTGCTTATCTTTATGAACTAAGAAGATGTGTTTTTAAAGGAAGAAGACTGATTCTTCTTCCCCCTTATGTTTCATCTTCGGCGTGGCTTCTGTGGGTCCAATCCCTACTCTTTTACGAATCAGGGATGAAGTGTGCGACGGTATATGCCTTTTGAACCTAAGGAAGAGCTCAACAAATTGATGGCCCCCATGGAGGAAGCAAAGTGCAAACCGAAGTTAACATGGGAAAAGCTTGAAGTACCCAAAAATATACTAATTCAGTGAAACTCAGCAATTAAAACTATAAGACAGCAAAAAAGGATCAATGGATGTTCTCTAAACTTAATAGAAGTTCTTATACTACAGCCTAAAACCAAGCTCAAAGACTGAAAGAAGTACGGTTAGCTAAAATACTATCTAGCCAGAAACTTTAATAAACCTGGTTGTCAAACCATAACCTCAACTTGGAAAAAGAGATAGAGATAGACTGCAGGCACAAGATTGTACGAGTTAGTTGACTGCAACCTGGGCTGCTGACATGTAATTGGGATGGAGAGAGTCCTGCCCAGCACCAGAGGATCTTGTTGTCTTGGAGCTCTTAAGAATCTGCACTGCTTCCTCCACTTTGATGACCAACAATGCTGGTGATTCCAATAAAAGAAGCAACTCCGAGTTATCCATCTCCAAAAGCATCCCAGTTATCTTTGCCGCTAGGTCACGCTGGAAATCCACCAAAAAAACAAATGCATGTTTAGATTAAGGTCAAGTGTCAGTCGGTTCTCTGAAGAAGGAACAATATCTAAGATTTTTACCTGGAGTTTAAAGACAAGTGGGTAGAGGCATTCACCAAGCATCTGTTTCTGGTGCTGAGGAGAAGCAGCAGCTAGCATGGTGCTCAGTGTCTGTAATCCTTCGAGGGGTTGAGATGTCGCAGCAACTCCTCCAACAGATTTAGAACCAGCAATAGATGAGACCCGCTGAGATCCGTTTTTCATCTCACCCATCTTCTGTACATTCGTCATGTACTTGATCTGCCCAGGAATACCCAACACAAGGGAACAGCAAGACACTTTTCAGCTAACGATAAATAATGAAACACAAAATGTCTTTCAAATCTAGTCATCATACTGTTACTTTCATATCTTACATATGAATCCATATCCATATATATAAATGCATTGAATATAGAAACCTATTGTCAACTACAAATCGTCATCAGGAACATTTATACAAAGAATCGAGTGAATGTTTGACCAAGCATAGCAAATCAACAAGTACATGATATTACCGTTTGACAAACACTGTGCAAGCAGTTTGCAAGGAGTAAAAAATAGAGGAAGAGAAAGGCGCAGACCTACTGATTGTTTGGATCTTTCACTGTAATCGCTGGCCGAGGGGTAGATTGTGGAATGTGGCATAAATGACACTGATTGACCACCTGCTTGAGCAACCATATGCGCATTCATTCTCCCCCATTTTTTCTTGTTCTGCCTAGAACTATCAGGTATCTGAAATATAAACAACTAATATGGGATTCGGTAAATAAATTATATGCTAAGCAATGAACAACTGGATGCTAATCTAGTGGTACTTAAGTTAGAAATTGTGTCTCTCACCACGGGTCGGGGCACTGAATGGAAATTTGATCTAGCAGGAGGCAGAAATCTACTGGTCCCCCATTCAGGTGTCAGACCCAAAGGTTGATGCATAAGCCCCTGTGGTGGAACCATATTAGGAGGCAAGGTGTAGTAAAGAGGAAGATATCTAGCTGGGATGACAGCAGCAGAGGTTGGAACTGCCAAGCCTGCAATTCCTTGAGAAAACTGAATCTGTAATTGTGTACGTCTTTCCTCTTTCTTTTGGGCAAAAAGCTACATACAAAGGCTTCCCACGAAGCATGTAACCTGTCCATAATGCATACCAGCAGGATAAGACACTAAATCTCAATGAGAACCAGTAAACATAGTGAATCTACTATCCAAGCATCTTAacttaacaaagaaatcaattcaGAACAATCCATAGGTCTATACCAAGTAACGGGATTAGTAGTATACCATGTAGGCTGTTCACTGCTTGATAAGCTGCTTCGATGGTGGTGAAGCATACAAATCCAAACCCCTTACTCATTCCTTTCTCATCAAGCATTATCTTTGCCGAGGTGATTGTGCCACACTTACTGAATATACTCCTCAGTTCGTCATCATTAACACTATCATCAATGTTCTTAACATACACATTTGAACCCTGAAATGGAAACAAATGGTTAGACAAACAAGCTACTTGCACAGAAATAGAAAATGAGAGAGACCATTGCATTTAATACCTTAAATTTCTGGAGT
Coding sequences within:
- the LOC113346435 gene encoding uncharacterized protein LOC113346435, encoding MEMNYENNLENLLYEFFFLSDQACQDKSFDPSKIEDLMERFEIEPNNSFASMETQMKVECEEAENFMRDAEYEMNLAMEKAMEDFRTFEAEFDRMAKDEHDNLLRVANGAKKMGNSMENSATLASKKYMEASLASAKASMKSAWKGFSVKPAKKVHPS